A part of Cottoperca gobio chromosome 4, fCotGob3.1, whole genome shotgun sequence genomic DNA contains:
- the alpi.1 gene encoding alkaline phosphatase, intestinal, tandem duplicate 1 — protein sequence MQTPHCRATKLLLILLGPILLAVGRAAMDSQALYELERAPAYWDAQARATLDAALKLRPREHQAKNLILFLGDGMGVSTVSAARILRGQMEGRSGEETMLAMDSFPYVALSKTYSVDKQVADSASTATAYHCGVKANAKTVGLSANAVAYECNTTFGNEVYSVLRRAKAQGKSVGVVTTTRVQHASPAAAYAHSVSRSWYSDADLPSSARRQGCVDIATQLVTNVDIDVILGGGRMYMTPKGTADPEYPTSNSRKGDRKDKRNLIDVWLKAKPKKKSHYVWHKKEFDEINVKATDRLMGLFEPKDMRFEVFRNNTRDPSIVEMTEKAIQILSKNPKGYFLFVEGGRIDHGHHDGIAKLALTEAVMFDRAIQHASHLTRESDTLTVVTADHSHVFTFGGNTPRGNPIFGLAPKRADDKMPFTSILYANGPGYVHINGTRGNITMADYYDEEYMQQAAVPLDAETHGGEDVAIYAKGPMAHLFHGVKEQNYVAHVMAYAACLEPYTNCPPHPHSHNSSGCVNRTSSLLFGLFSLLWFLR from the exons ATGCAGACGCCACATTGCAGAGCCACCAAACTCCTGCTCATCCTTCTGGGCCCCATACTGTTGGCTGTGGGCCGGGCTGCTATGGATAGCCAAG CACTGTATGAGCTTGAGAGGGCACCAGCCTATTGGGATGCTCAGGCCAGGGCAACACTGGATGCTGCGCTGAAGCTCCGCCCCCGGGAGCACCAAGCCAAGAACCTCATCCTGTTCCTCGGCGACG GGATGGGTGTGTCCACAGTGTCGGCAGCTCGTATCCTGCGAGGTCAGATGGAAGGCAGATCAGGGGAGGAAACAATGCTGGCCATGGACAGCTTCCCATATGTGGCCCTGTCAAAG ACCTACAGTGTGGATAAGCAAGTAGCAGACAGCGCTAGCACGGCTACAGCTTACCACTGTGGGGTGAAGGCCAACGCTAAGACAGTGGGCCTCAGCGCTAACGCAGTTGCCTACGAGTGTAACACCACCTTTGGTAACGAAGTCTACTCAGTACTGCGCCGTGCTAAAGCACAAG GTAAATCGGTTGGTGTAGTGACCACCACCCGTGTCCAGCATGCCTCCCCGGCCGCCGCTTATGCCCACTCTGTCAGCCGCAGTTGGTACAGTGACGCAGATCTTCCTTCAAGTGCCCGCCGACAGGGGTGCGTCGACATTGCAACCCAACTGGTCACCAATGTTGATATTGAT GTGATTCTGGGGGGAGGGAGGATGTATATGACACCAAAAGGCACTGCAGACCCAGAGTATCCTACCTCCAACTCTCGCAAGGGGGACCGCAAAGACAAGAGGAACCTCATTGACGTGTGGCTGAAGGCTAAACCA aaaAAGAAGTCCCACTATGTATGGCACAAGAAGGAGTTTGATGAGATAAATGTGAAAGCTACTGACCGGCTCATGG GTCTATTTGAGCCAAAGGACATGCGATTTGAGGTTTTCCGGAACAACACACGTGACCCCTCCATTGTGGAGATGACAGAGAAGGCCATACAAATCCTCAGCAAGAATCCCAAAGGATACTTCCTGTTTGTGGAAG GAGGGAGAATTGATCATGGCCACCATGACGGCATTGCCAAACTGGCGCTGACGGAAGCTGTGATGTTCGACCGAGCCATTCAGCACGCTTCACATCTAACCAGGGAATCTGACACTCTCACTGTGGTCACTGCTGACCACTCCCACGTCTTCACCTTTGGTGGTAACACACCTCGAGGGAATCCCATCTTTG GTCTGGCACCAAAGAGAGCCGATGACAAAATGCCTTTCACCAGCATATTATATGCCAATGGCCCGGGTTATGTCCATATAAATGGAACCAGAGGGAACATCACAATGGCGGATTACT aCGATGAGGAGTACATGCAGCAGGCTGCCGTCCCGTTGGATGCTGAGACGCACGGCGGGGAGGATGTGGCCATCTACGCCAAAGGCCCAATGGCTCACCTGTTCCATGGGGTGAAAGAGCAGAACTACGTGGCACACGTCATGGCCTACGCTGCCTGCTTAGAGCCCTACACAAACTGCCCTCCTCACCCCCACAGCCACAACTCTAGCGGGTGTGTGAACAGAACCTCAAGCCTCCTGTTCGGCCTGTTTAGCCTCCTCTGGTTTCTCAGATGA